ATTGGGCAGACCCGTGAGCGTGTCAAAGTAGGCGAGTTGGCGAATTTGTTCTTCTGCCTGCTTGCGTTCGGTGATGTCGCGAATCACCACTTGCAGGATGGGTTTGTCATCCAGCACCAGGGCAGTCAGCAGCACTTCCGCCGGGAACAGCTTCTGGTTGTCCAGCCGCTGGTACAACCATTCAAAATGGACATTGCCCGCTTTGAGCGCGTTGGCCACGGTGTTTTGCTGCTTCTCCAGCGAGTTTTGTCCGTCTTCTTGCAGTAAGGGCCATAGATCTGTCGGCTTGCTTGCCAGCAATTGCTCGCGCGAGTTCGCTCCCATCAGCCGCACCGCCGCCGGGTTGCAGTCGATCATGTTCTCGCTGTCTCGCAGCCACACCGCATCGCTGGTGGCGTCGTGCAAGGCGCGAAAGCGCGTTTGTGAGCGCTGCAACTGGTCTTTGCTATTGCTCAGTGCCTGTATATGGCGCATGTCTGACCGCCGCACCCGCCAGGCACTGAACGCCGCCGCGCAGCTGATCAAGGTAAAAGCCAGCGCGACGGCCAGGCCTAATGCCAGCTCTTTATACCAGGAGGCGAGGTAATCCGCGTCGGCCTGACCAACAAAGAAATACAGCGATTGCCCCTCAATCTTGCGAAATGCCATGCGCCGCTTGATGCCGTCCAGCTTCACGACTGTTTCGTAAGAAAAACCAGCTGGATGCTGCTTGACCATATCAATGGTTTTCTGCGAAACAACAGCATTACCGGGGCCACTATTTTTTCCCGAATACGCTGGAACGCGTACCCAGATACGCAACTGTGCGTCACGCAGGGCAATAACGCCCTGTTTGCCAATATCCAGTTGGGTAAACAGATCGGTGAACCAGGATAGCGGAATCAGCGCAAACACGATGCCGGCAAAAGAGCCGTCCGGCCGGTTCACGCGACGGCCCATCGCCACTGACCATTCGCCGGTCACGCGGCTGATGACGGGCTCGGAGAGGATCGAGTTCTGGTTCGGCTGCGCCTTCAGTTGCTGAAATAACAAGCGGTCAGCGATATTGCGCGCCGGGCCGGGTGGGACTTTTTCGCCATACAGCACGTTGCCCATAGCGTCGCTGATGCGGATGCCTTCAGTCTCTGGAATCCGCTTGCGCTGTGCAATGGTGTAACTGGACAACAACTGTGGATCAATACCGCCAGCGGCCAGTTGGCGCTCGGTTTCGACCGCCACTGAATAGATGACGATATCGAGTTTGTTGAGCGTTCCGGCCACATTGATAGCTAGCGATTGCGCCAGATTCTGGGTCCACGAGGTGGCTTGTTGCTCGTATTGGGCGTGGCTTTGATAGAGCGCACTGGCGATCAACACATAAACAAAAGTGTTGACCAACACCACACCCGCAGCGAGTCGAACGACAAATGAGCTACGAGGCAGTGGCATGTTTTTGGTAGAAACCTATATGCGCAGGTTTTATGAGTGTTACCCCGGGTAAGCCCTCCTTTTATAGCACAGCGGCATATATCTTACGGCAGCAAAACCACTGCTGCGTGGGGTGCCAGTGACACGCTACACACTGTTGCAACGCAGCATCGGCGCCACTTGCCGCTTCATCAGTACGGCAAATGGCATCTCATGCAAAGGCCTATGCGGCCAACCAGGCTGCACCTTCGGCTTTCATGGTTTTTTCCAGATCGCTGCCGCGCGTGGCAAAGACCCGGCTTAACGGAAAGCCACTCTTTTCCAGCACATAAGCCAACGCGACGTACTCGCGCGGGTATTTGGCAACCGTGGCTTTGTCTATTTCGACCGGGCCTTGTGGAAAGGTAAATATGCCCATGTCGTACACCCTCTGGCGGCGCAGCCGTTTCCACACACCATTACGTTTTTCCACCAGATCGCGAAATAATGACCGGCCCGCAGCCTTGCGAGCAGCCAGCGTCCCGCAAGGGGTGGCGCAGGGCCGCAGAGTGGTGCTGCGAGATGATCTGGCAGCAGGCCAGCTGATCCGCCCGTTGGGGGCTGTGGTGCAAACAACGGCGCTTGCCAGTTAGGCGATACACCGGCCGGCAAGCGCCCAACCGCCGCGGGTCGTGGCCTTTCGTGACTGGTTGCCGGATCAAGCTGCCGGATATCGGCTAGCTGGCTGAAACAGCTACCGCGCATGAATAATGCAGGATGGTGCTGCGGCCCAGTTGTAGCCCATCCCGACCATTTTCATGGAATGCATCATGCGCGTCATGGCACAGACCGAGCCCGCTCAACAAAAACCGGCAGCCAGAACCATCCTGAGTAGCGAAGGGCGGGGCTGGAACGGTTTGCAGGCGGATTTTTTGCATATCTCGCCGGGCTTAACGCTAGTGCCTGGGCAGACAGCGCATCGGCTGGGCGTGCATTTTGGCCGACCGGTCAATGCCGATTGCCATTGCGATGGCCGCCAGTATCGCCGGATTCAAAAACACGGCGATATCGACGTGGTGCCAGCCGGGCTGGACGGCACGTGGCAGGACGATGCTTCTTGTCATATTTTGCGTTTGCGCATCAGCCAGCCGTTGTGGCACCAGGTTTTACTCGATCTGGGACGGCAACCGGAGCAGTCTGCGCTGACCCCGCAATTTCAGCTGCGCGATGCCCGGATCGAAGCCATTGCCTGGGCGATCAAGGCTGAACTGGAATCACCCGTTCCGGCGGACCGCTTGTACGGCGAATCTCTGGGCGTGGCGCTGGCGGTGAGTCTGGCGCAAGCAGACAAGCGTGCGGCCAATTCACCGCTGGGTAGTGGGCAAACGTTATCCACCCGGCAACGGCGAGAGTTGCTGGAATATATCCACGCCAATCTGGACGGCACATTGTCGCTGGTTGATCTGGCGGCCATCGCCGGGTTGGGTGTGTCACATCTGAAAACCTTGTTTCGCAATACCTTTGGCGCGCCGGTGCATCAGTACGTACTGCGTTGCCGGGTGGAATACGCGCACGGACTGGTGTTGGCTGGCGACTTGCCATTAAGCCAGATCGCTCTGGCCGCCGGGTTTGCGGATCAGAGCCATATGGCCAGATGCATGCGCCGTTTGCTGGGGCAGACACCTGGCGCGCTGGCACGCCTTCACTCCGCTTAAATCCGTATTAATAACGCACGCAAAGTCATCGGCCAAACGTACCAAATCCTGGCCGAATCAACGCGATCAATCCCCTTTGCAGCGGTACTTTCTCTCCAGACTTCATGCTGGAGGGAAAAGCCATGTTCGTGATTTTAGGGGCAAGTGGTAAGACAGGCGGTGCCACCGCCGCAGCGTTACGCAAAGCCGGCCGCCCGGTGCGGGCGGTGGTGCGTGATCCAGCCAGAGCCGGGGCGCTGCAGGCGCTGGGATGCGAAATAGCCATTGCCGATGTGCGCGACAAAACCGCATTGGTCAAAGCAATGGCTGGCGCAACGGCGGTGCAGGTGTTTTGCCCAACCAGTGAGCATGCGGTGGATGCAGTGGGCGATATGCGCCGGGCCATTGCCAGCGTGGGCGACGCGCTGGATCTGGCGCGTCCAGCCGCCGTGCTGGCGATCTCGGATTATGGCGCGGAACACAGTACCGGCACCGGCGTGACTGGGTTGTTCCATGAACTGGAACAGCGCATGCGGCGCATTGCTTCTGCGCATGTCGTGCTGCGTTCGGCCGAGCATATGGAAAACTGGTCCAGATTGATTCCGGTAGCAGCGCAGACCGGCATGCTGCCCAGCCTGCATCATCCGGTGACCAAGTATTTCCCGACCGTGAGTTCAGCCGATGTTGGCGTTATCGCAGCCCAACTGTTGCTGTCATCCGCCACCTTCGAGCGCTCGGGCGGGGTGATTCATGCGGAAGGCCCAAGCCGTTATACAGTCACTGACGTCGCCCAGGTTTTGGGAGATTTACTGGATAGTGCCATTAACGCGTTTGAATTATTGCGTGAGCAATGGCAGCCCACGCTGGCACGTGGTGTGGGCGAGAGTTATGCCCGCCTGGTCACCGAGATGTATGACGCGCATAACGCTGGCCACATCGGCGCGCAGGAGGGCGTGGACGATATCCGTTATGGCCAGACCAGTCTGCACGATGCGCTCAAACCCTATGTGACCGCGTTATTGGCAACGCAAGCAAGCCAAACTGGCGCGCTGGCTGGCGGCGTTTTGCGCTAAGCCGGAGTCGGCCCGAAAGAAGGGGAATTTGCCAAAATGCGTCCCCTTTTTTCGGCTCGGTTGATTTTTAGTCAACAGTCCTGTGCCAGTACTCACGTTTTTCTATCTTTCCCGGACCTTTAGAATGCCGTCTTTCAGTTACTTTGCTGCAAGGCGGTTTAGCTTTATGTCCAATATTCTTATCGTTAATGCCAAAAAGAAATTCGGCCATTCAGATGGCGCGTTGAATCAGACCCTGAGTGACTTTGCCGCCCGTTATCTGCAAGAAGCTAGCCATACTGTACAAGTCACCACGGTGGACGACGGTTACGACATTGAGGCCGAAGTGCAGAAGTATCTGTGGGCGGATGTAGTGATCTATCAGATGCCGGGCTGGTGGATGGGCGCACCGTGGATTCTCAAAAAGTATCTGGATGAAGTGTTCACCCATGGCCACGGTACGCTTTATGGCAGTGACGGTCGCAGCCGCGCGGATGCCAGCAAAAAATATGGTTCCGGCGGGCTGATTCAGGGCAAGAAATACATGATCTCCACCACCTGGAATGCGCCGGTTGAGGCCTTTACCGAGCCGGACCAGTTCTTTGAAGGTGCAGGCGTGGATGGCGTTTATTTACCTTTCCATAAAGCCAACCAGTTCCTCGGCATGGCACCATTGCCCACTTTTATGTGTAATGACGTGATCAAACAGCCGTCCATTGACGCTGATATCAATCGCTATCGGGACCATCTGACCGAGCTGTTTGCCTGACGCCAGCCGTTTTTTTACCCAGGAACTACCAAGGAACTCACGCCCATGATTACCGTTATTGCTGAAATCAAAACCCGGCCGGGCCAGCGCGCCACGGTGCTGCAGGCAATCGATAAGTTGATCCCGCTGGTATTGGCAGAAGACGGCTGCAGCGGCTATCTGCCGCTGGTTGATGTCGCTACCGAACTGCCATGGCAGCACACCGCGCCGGATTCAATTTTCATGCTCGAATACTGGGAAAGCGTGAGCCACCTGGAAAAACATCTGGCTGTGGAACATATGAAAAAGCATGCTGCAGCGGTAAAAGACATGGTGGATGGGGTCTCCATTCACGTGCTCGATAAGGCGCTTTGAACCCTTGGCAGTCTGAATGCTGTGGATATCTGGCCCAGCACCGGATATCCATAGAGTCGCTCATTGCAGCGGCAGAAAAATATCAATGACCGCCTCGTTCTCCGGCACGTCCGGAAAGAACTTGATGCGCTGGCAGTAAACTGGAAAATCCCGCAGGTCCTCGCCACTTTGCGGCAGCCATTGTGCATACAGATATCCCACCGCTTCACGCAGTCCCTCATCCGCCCCGGTGTAACGCATGACCGCACAACGTCCTGCAGGAATGCTGGCTGGCACCACGCCAGATTCGTTAGGCAGAACAGGTTGTTCTGTCGCTGCACAAAGCCCCAGTCGGTATTGCGCGGCCGGTGTGGTTTGCGGGTCGTCGTACAGCAAATTGAAGGTGGCGCTGCGGCTGGGCGGCAGGTGATTCTGCTTGCGCCACTCAATAAACCGGCGGATGGATTCTCCGATCAATTGCGGATCGCCCCGGTGTTCCAGCAACGCAACCGGGATCGCGTTCACCTGCCTGATCTCAACCGGCTCGAATGCGTTTTCGATATTCATATGCTTGGCCCTCAATACAGCTAAAGGTTGATAGATAGCGTACCAGGGGCGCCATTGCGGTTGTTTGCGAAAGTCAGAGGGAGACTGGCCGATGTTTTTTCTGAAAGCGCGGGCAAACGCTTCCGGCCCTTGGTAGCCGCAGCCCAGCGCGATATCAATGACCTGCTGTTGCGGGCGAAATACCAGCTGGAACGCGGCCCGTTTCAGGCGCCGCAATTGCACGTACTTGTAAACGCCTATCCCCAGCAACCCTGAAAACTGGCGCTGGAAGTGATACTTTGAGCACGCAGCCACTTCACACAACTGATCGAGGTCCAGATCGCCGTCGAGATTGGCGTCGATGTACTGCAATACTTTGCGAAGACGGGCGCGGTAATGCGCGGCGTTGCTGGCACTCAATCTGGTTTCTCCTGGTGATTGAGAGACTATCGCCTGTTTGCCGACAATACCTGATCAAAATTGCGCAATCGTAGAAGAATCTGGCAAAAAAACCGGTGCTGATGGCCTGACCATCAAAGGCCATCGAGGCATTAATTATCTGCGTAACCATCCAGCCACGACCGGTTGGCATCGTGATTGCGCAAATCAACGCCATGATCCACCGCCGCTTTCATGGCCATAAGCACTGAAACCCAGCCAGCGGCCATTTCCATGCGCGCGGATTCAGTGACCTCAGTGGCGACCAGCAATAGCTCGGTGCCGCCAGCGCCGTCCGGTTGCAAAGAGAACTTCACGATCGTGCCAAAGTAAGCCAGCACAAACAGCCACGGCTCTTCGCGCGCCAGCACGCGCCCGGCGAAAGGGGCGTAATTGAGCATGTGAAAGCTGATCATGCCGCGGTTTTCCGGCGCGGATTCGG
This genomic interval from Silvimonas soli contains the following:
- a CDS encoding putative quinol monooxygenase — encoded protein: MITVIAEIKTRPGQRATVLQAIDKLIPLVLAEDGCSGYLPLVDVATELPWQHTAPDSIFMLEYWESVSHLEKHLAVEHMKKHAAAVKDMVDGVSIHVLDKAL
- a CDS encoding AraC family transcriptional regulator gives rise to the protein MSASNAAHYRARLRKVLQYIDANLDGDLDLDQLCEVAACSKYHFQRQFSGLLGIGVYKYVQLRRLKRAAFQLVFRPQQQVIDIALGCGYQGPEAFARAFRKNIGQSPSDFRKQPQWRPWYAIYQPLAVLRAKHMNIENAFEPVEIRQVNAIPVALLEHRGDPQLIGESIRRFIEWRKQNHLPPSRSATFNLLYDDPQTTPAAQYRLGLCAATEQPVLPNESGVVPASIPAGRCAVMRYTGADEGLREAVGYLYAQWLPQSGEDLRDFPVYCQRIKFFPDVPENEAVIDIFLPLQ
- a CDS encoding NAD(P)H-binding protein, with amino-acid sequence MFVILGASGKTGGATAAALRKAGRPVRAVVRDPARAGALQALGCEIAIADVRDKTALVKAMAGATAVQVFCPTSEHAVDAVGDMRRAIASVGDALDLARPAAVLAISDYGAEHSTGTGVTGLFHELEQRMRRIASAHVVLRSAEHMENWSRLIPVAAQTGMLPSLHHPVTKYFPTVSSADVGVIAAQLLLSSATFERSGGVIHAEGPSRYTVTDVAQVLGDLLDSAINAFELLREQWQPTLARGVGESYARLVTEMYDAHNAGHIGAQEGVDDIRYGQTSLHDALKPYVTALLATQASQTGALAGGVLR
- a CDS encoding AraC family transcriptional regulator; protein product: MRVMAQTEPAQQKPAARTILSSEGRGWNGLQADFLHISPGLTLVPGQTAHRLGVHFGRPVNADCHCDGRQYRRIQKHGDIDVVPAGLDGTWQDDASCHILRLRISQPLWHQVLLDLGRQPEQSALTPQFQLRDARIEAIAWAIKAELESPVPADRLYGESLGVALAVSLAQADKRAANSPLGSGQTLSTRQRRELLEYIHANLDGTLSLVDLAAIAGLGVSHLKTLFRNTFGAPVHQYVLRCRVEYAHGLVLAGDLPLSQIALAAGFADQSHMARCMRRLLGQTPGALARLHSA
- a CDS encoding NAD(P)H-dependent oxidoreductase, with amino-acid sequence MSNILIVNAKKKFGHSDGALNQTLSDFAARYLQEASHTVQVTTVDDGYDIEAEVQKYLWADVVIYQMPGWWMGAPWILKKYLDEVFTHGHGTLYGSDGRSRADASKKYGSGGLIQGKKYMISTTWNAPVEAFTEPDQFFEGAGVDGVYLPFHKANQFLGMAPLPTFMCNDVIKQPSIDADINRYRDHLTELFA
- a CDS encoding SRPBCC domain-containing protein; the protein is MPFQPEPGMIRWKMHFISSPAKVFAALTTDAGRARFWAESAPENRGMISFHMLNYAPFAGRVLAREEPWLFVLAYFGTIVKFSLQPDGAGGTELLLVATEVTESARMEMAAGWVSVLMAMKAAVDHGVDLRNHDANRSWLDGYADN
- a CDS encoding bifunctional diguanylate cyclase/phosphodiesterase; amino-acid sequence: MPLPRSSFVVRLAAGVVLVNTFVYVLIASALYQSHAQYEQQATSWTQNLAQSLAINVAGTLNKLDIVIYSVAVETERQLAAGGIDPQLLSSYTIAQRKRIPETEGIRISDAMGNVLYGEKVPPGPARNIADRLLFQQLKAQPNQNSILSEPVISRVTGEWSVAMGRRVNRPDGSFAGIVFALIPLSWFTDLFTQLDIGKQGVIALRDAQLRIWVRVPAYSGKNSGPGNAVVSQKTIDMVKQHPAGFSYETVVKLDGIKRRMAFRKIEGQSLYFFVGQADADYLASWYKELALGLAVALAFTLISCAAAFSAWRVRRSDMRHIQALSNSKDQLQRSQTRFRALHDATSDAVWLRDSENMIDCNPAAVRLMGANSREQLLASKPTDLWPLLQEDGQNSLEKQQNTVANALKAGNVHFEWLYQRLDNQKLFPAEVLLTALVLDDKPILQVVIRDITERKQAEEQIRQLAYFDTLTGLPNRRLLMERLSQALQTSLQSGQFGALMILDLDNFKVLNDTRGHEFGDRLLIAVAQRIKNRLRATDTICRLGGDEYVVILERLGLDQALAASLAEDYAEEIRSLLDQPYLILDDGLQQHSTSSIGVTLFFGEETPEHTLLKHADVALYQAKAAGRNAVRFFSPAMQDVIDSRSNLEVALRNGLQRSEFKLYYQPQFSLDTGLIGAEALLRWFPTQYKPVSPALFIPVAEESGLILRLGSWVLQSACGQLKVWEAKAETRDLKMAVNVSARQFHQPDFVAQVRGALQSTGANPARLQLELTESVVLEQVEDVVARMQQIRQLGVTFSLDDFGTGFSSLSYLKQLPLDQIKIDRSFVRDVPESANDVAIVRAMIAISQSLGLQVIAEGVESQAQLEFLTAMGCRTYQGFLFGHPMPIEDWGRAVAEVPTPGR